The DNA window GAAGTGCGGATCTCTCGGTCGGGCCGTGGCGCTCCGCGGGGGGTCACCAGCGACGGGCTTCGCGGCGCGTCACCAGCGGCGCGCTTCGGTGTAGATTGCGCCGCATGAGCGAAGCCGCGCCGCCTCTCGGAGCAAGACGACGACCTCTCGTGCTCTGTGTCCTCGATGGGCTCGGTGAGCGCTCCGAGACCGAGGGCAACGCGGTGGCGCGCGCGCAGACTCCCCGGCTGACGGCGCTCGCGGAGGCGTATCCGCGGACGACGCTCGCGGCGAGCGGCGTGGACGTGGGGCTGCCGGAGGGGCTCACGGGGTGCAGCGCGTCCGGGCATCTGAACCTGGGCGCTGGTCGGGTGCCGCGCTCCGAGCGCTCGCGCATCGACGAGGCGCTGGCTGCGGAGAAGCTGGCGACCAACGAGGTCCTCGCGCACACGTTCACCATCGCCAAGGAGATCCTGAACAGCAGGCTGCACCTGTTCTGTCTCGTGTCGGGTTCGGACGTGCACGCGTCGCGTGCGCACCTGCACGAGGTGATCCGGATGGCGCAGTTCTTCGAGGTCCAGGTGGTGCTGCACGTGTTCCTCGACGGCCGTCAGCCGTCGCCGCGCAGCGCCTGGGAGCTTCTGGAGCCGATCGAGGACATGCTGAAGGGGACGGGGGTCATCGGTACGCTGTCGGGGCGGTACTACGCGATGGATCGCGACGGGCGCTGGGATCGCGCGAGGAAGGCGTACGAGGCGATCGTGCGCGGGCCTGCGGAGCGGTCCGCTTCCGTCTTCGAGGCGCTGCAAGAGGCGTACGCCATGGGGCTCACGGAGGAGCGCATCGAGCCGGTGCGCATCGGGGACTACGAGGGGATGCAGGGCAGCTTCATGGCGGACTTCTCGTCGAAGACGCCGAGCTGGGAGTGGTTCGGTGAGGAGGTGGGGCTGTCACTCAACGTGCGCGCGGATCGGCTGCGTCAGCTC is part of the Chondromyces crocatus genome and encodes:
- the gpmI gene encoding 2,3-bisphosphoglycerate-independent phosphoglycerate mutase, producing the protein MSEAAPPLGARRRPLVLCVLDGLGERSETEGNAVARAQTPRLTALAEAYPRTTLAASGVDVGLPEGLTGCSASGHLNLGAGRVPRSERSRIDEALAAEKLATNEVLAHTFTIAKEILNSRLHLFCLVSGSDVHASRAHLHEVIRMAQFFEVQVVLHVFLDGRQPSPRSAWELLEPIEDMLKGTGVIGTLSGRYYAMDRDGRWDRARKAYEAIVRGPAERSASVFEALQEAYAMGLTEERIEPVRIGDYEGMQGSFMADFSSKTPSWEWFGEEVGLSLNVRADRLRQLSAMFVRRNVPEEVLEWLSDRGRAMYAFQEHCFRTLTEHDPALQLPTAFPREHVTESLGEVIAAAGLKQLRCGESEKAAHVTWMFSGGRETPFEGEERRILPSPRDVASHVERPEMNATAVAAETAAAVKSGAYDFILVNFANPDVLGHTGNLDVATRAVEAVDAAVGVIADAVLAGDGVLMVTSAHGNCEEMLDEEGRPHADHTRNPVPFHYVSASEPGIGLRSGGRLEDVAPTLLELLGLPQPAVMTGRSLRVRV